The genomic DNA CCACGGCGCCGGTGACCGCCAGGGTGGCCGCGACCTTGAGCCCGGACATCAGCTGCGGCAGCGAGGCGGGGAACCGGATCTTCATGAAGGTCTTGAACCGGCTGGCGCCCATGGTGGAGGTCAACTCAAGGATCTCGGGGTCCACCGAACGCAGGCCGGCCAGCCCGGAGATGACGATCGGGAAGAAGGCCATCAGCACGGCCACCAGGATCTTCGGTGATGGCCCGAAGCCCAGCCACACGATGAACAGGGGAGCGATGGCGATCTTGGGAATCACCTGGGCGAACAGGATCAACGGGTAGACGGTCTTCTCCAGACTCGACGAGTAGACCATCATCACTGCGACGAAAACGCCCACCAGGGCCGCGATCACGAACCCGATGACGGTCTCCCAGGTGGTCACCCAGGTGTTCGCGGCCAGGTACGCGGCGTTCTCGGAGGCGGCGCGCCAGGTGTCGCCGGGCGAGGGCAGGATGTACGGCGCGACGAGTTCGTTCTCGGTGAGCGCCCACCAGCCGGCCACCAGTACGGCCACCAGCAGCAGAGGCCGCCAGCTGCCGGCAGCGGTGCGTCGCACCGAGAAGGTGGGCAGCGGGACGCGGGGCCGTCGCGGCGGCGTGGGCTCCGAGGCGGACGCCCCCGAGGGCCGCACGCCGGCCGGTGCGGTCAATGACATGGAATGTCCTCTGGTTCGCAGTGACACGGGCCTGCTGAAGAAATCCGGACCCGATCTGGAATGCGCTTTCCGAAGCGACTCGACCATAACGTGATGCAGCGCACAGTGTCAACGACCCTGCGGCCTGGCGCGCATCGCTGCAGGTGACGGACGCCGCGCCGGGGAGTCGCACAAGAGAGTCGTGCGACGCCGTCGCGCAGGGTCACGTGATGCGGGTGGCCCGTGAGGGGTTGACCGAGGTGAGGTCGGGCACCTAGTGTGGAAAGCGCATTCCGAAGTGCGCTTACCGCATGCTGCCAACGTCGGCCGCGGTGCGCCCCTGCTCACGGCCTTCGCCGGATCTGGCCTCGTCTGCCGCCGGCTCACAGACAAAGGAACTTCGATGACTTCAGCATCCGGTGCGTCCCGGAGAACTCTGCGGATCGCGATGAACGGGGTGACCGGGCGGATGGGATACCGCCAGCACCTGCTCCGCTCGATCCTGCCGCTGCGTGACACCGGTCTGACCCTCGAGGACGGGACCCGCGTCGACGTCGAGCCGATCCTGGTGGGCCGCAACGCCGACAAGATCGCCGAGCTGGCCGCCGAGCACGGCGTCGAACAGTGGACCACCGACCTGACCGCGGTGATCGCCGACCCGACCATCGACGTCTACTTCGATGCCCAGGTGACCTCGCGCCGGGTGGAGGCGCTCTCGGCGGCCATCAAGGCCGGAAAGCATGTCTACACCGAGAAGCCCACTGCCGAAACACTCACTGAGGCAATCGAACTGGCGCGCATGGCAGAGAACGCCGGGGTGGTGGCCGGCGTGGTGCACGACAAGTTGTATCTGCCCGGTCTGGTCAAGCTGCGGCGGCTGGTCGACGAGGGGTTCTTCGGCCGCATCCTGTCGCTGCGTGGTGAATTCGGTTACTGGGTCTTCGAGGGCGATGGTCAGCCCGCGCAGCGGCCCAGCTGGAACTACCGCGCCGAAGACGGCGGCGGCATCGCCGTGGACATGTTCTGCCACTGGAACTACGTGCTCGAAGGACTCCTGGGTGCGGTCGAGTCGGTGACGGCGCGGGCAGTCACCCACATCCCGACCCGGTGGGACGAATCCGGCGCGCCGTATGCCGCCACCGCCGACGATGCCGCCTACGGCATCTTCGAGATCGCAGGCGGCATCATCGCCCAGATCAACTCGTCCTGGGCGGTCCGGGTCTACCGTGACGAGCTCGTCGAATTCCAGATCGACGGCACCCACGGCTCCGCGGTGGCCGGCCTGCGCAAATGTGTGGCCCAGCAACGGGCCCACACGCCGAAGCCGGTGTGGAACCCCGATCTGCCCGTCACCGAGAAGTTCCGTGACCAGTGGCTGGAGGTTCCGGCCAACGCGGACCTGGACAACGGGTTCAAACTCCAGTGGGAGGAGTTCCTGCGCGACGTGGTGGCGGGGCGGCCGCACCGGTTCGGGCTGCTCTCGGCCGCCCGCGGCGTGCAACTGGCCGAACTCGGGCTGCGCAGCTCAGCCGAAGGCCGTCGCCTCGAGGTGCCGGAGATCGTGCTGTGACCGCCACCATCGCACTGTCCCTGGAGCTCCCGATCGACGGCGAACTGCGCCGACACACAGTCGGTGCGCCTCGGGCGTGGACACACCCCGACGCGCCGATCACCTCCCGGATCGCTTATGCCGCAGCACATGTCATCCCGCGTCCGCTGGCCGACAACACCCCCGGGGTGCCGGCCGACCTGGATTGGGACACCACCATGGCCTACCGCCACGAGTTGTGGTCCTACGGTCTGGGCGTGGCCGAGGCCATGGACACCGCCCAGCGCGGCATGGGACTGGACTGGGCCGCCACCCGGGAACTGATCCGGCGCTCCGGTCGGGAGGCCGCAGGCACCGGTGGCCGACTGGCTTGCGGCGCGGGCACCGATCAGCTGAACCCGGCCGACGTCCCCTCCGGGGCGCGGGGACTGTCGGTGATCACCGACGCGTACCGCGAACAGATCGCCGTGGTGCGCGACGCCGGTGCCCGGGTGATCATCATGGCCTCCCGGACGCTGGCCGCAGTCGCCACCTCACCCGCGGACTACCTGCGCGTGTACGGCGACCTGTTGACCGACGCGGACCAGCCGGTGATCCTGCACTGGCTGGGCGACATGTTCGATCCCGCGCTGCGCGGCTACTGGGGTGACGCTGACATCGACGCCGCTACAACCACTTTCCGACAACTGATCGGCGAACACGCCGACAAGGTGGACGGCGTCAAGGTCTCGCTGTTGGATGCCGCCCACGAGATAGCCCTGCGGCGGGCCCTGCCCGCCGGGGTCCGGCTCTACACCGGTGACGACTTCAACTACCCGGAGCTCATCCTCGGTGACGAGCAGGGGTACTCCGATGCGCTGCTGGGCATCTTCGCCGCGATCTACCCCGCGGCGTCGACGGCGCTGCAGCACCTGGATGCCGGCGATCCCGCCACCGCACGCGACATCCTGGATTCCACGCAGGCGCTGGGGCGTCACATCTTCACCGCGCCGACATCGTTCTACAAGACCGGTGTCGCGTTCCTGGCCTGGCTGAACGGGCACCAGCCAGGGTTCTCCATGGTCGGCGGGCTCAGCAGTGGGCGGTCGGTGCAGCATCTGGTCCAGGCGTTCGTGCTCGCCGACCGGGCCGGGCTGTTGACCGATCCCGAACTGGCCGTGGCGCGGATGCGCGCATTCCTCACCGTGAACGGAGTGCACACGTGAGCGAGTTCTCGCGGTTGTCGTTGAACACGATGACGACCAAGACCCTCACCCTGCGGCAGGCGGTGCAGGCCTGTGCCGCCGCGGGGCTGCCTGCCATCGGGGTCTGGCGCGACCGGGTCGCCGAAGCCGGTCTGGACGCGGCCGACAAGCTGATCCGCGATCATGGGCTGCGCGTCTCCTCGTTGTGTCGAGGGGGCTTCCTGACCGGCGTTGCGGATGGCGCGGCCGCGCTGGACGACAACCGGCGCGCCATCGACGAGGCCGCCACTCTGGGAGCTCCGGAGCTGGTGATGGTGGTCGGCGGCGTCGTGGACCGCGATCTGCCCGGCGCCCGTGCCCGGGTGGCCGACCGGCTGGCCGAGCTGGTGCCGTATGCGGCCGCCCGCGACGTGCGGCTGGCGCTGGAACCCCTGCACCCGATGTTCTGCGCCGATCGGGCGGTGATCTCCACCCTGCGCCAGGCGCTGGACCTGGCGGCACCGTATCCCGCCGCCACCGTCGGCGTCGTCGTGGACACCTTCCACGTGTGGTGGGATCCCGACCTGGCCGAACAGGTTGCCGAAGCGGGCGCCCAAGGCCGCATCAGCTCCTATCAGGTGTGCGACTGGCTGGTTCCGATGGCCGCCGACCCGCTGTTGTCGCGCGGGATGATGGGCGACGGGGTGATCGATTTCGGTGCTGTGACCGCCCTGGTGGACGCCGCGGGCTACCGCGGGGACATCGAGGTCGAAATCTTCAACGAGGCGGTGTGGGCCACCGACGGCGCCATGGTGATCAACACGATGAAGCAGCGCTACCGCGACCTGGTGTTGCCCGCGTTGTCCTAGGGGCTACCGCACCTGGCTGCGACCGCGTTCGATGACGGACGCGCGGCTGGTGGCGATGTCGTCACCGGAGGTCGAGCGCATCCAGGCCCGGGCGGCTTCCGCCTCCAGCCACAGTGCGCCGTCGGTGTATGCGCCGTCGATGCGGTGATAGGACTCCAGCAGCGCACGCACCGCCTTCTGGTTGTTGCCGACGATCGACGCGGCCACCGCGCGGGCCGCGCCCAGCAGCTGATCGTGGGGCACCACCTCGGTGACCAGGCCTGCCCGCAGTGCGTCGGCCGCCGACAGGTAGTCACCGGTCAGGCTCATCCGCCGGGCCAGCCCCACGCCCACCTTCTGCGGCAACCGCACGCTCAGGCCCCAGGTCGGCAGCAGGCCCACCCGGGCGTGGGTGTCCGCGAAACGCGCCTGCTCCGAGGCGATCAGGATGTCGCAGTACAGGGCCAGTTCCAGACCGCCGGTGACGGCGGCGCCGTTGATGGCACCGATGACGGGCTTGGCCATCGCAGGCCACTTGGGCGAGATGTCCGGTAGCTCGGTGGTGTCGCCGAGTTCCTTGAGATCCAACCCCGCGCAGAACACCGGGTCGGCGCCGGTCACGATCACGACATCCACGGCGTCGTCGGCCTCGGCGTCGGCCAGTGCGGCGAAGAACTCGCGCCGCAACTGTGCCGAGAGCGCGTTACGCGCCTGCGGGCGGTTCAGTGTCAGAGTGCGAATGCGGTCCTCGGTGTCGATCAGCAGCACGTCGCTCATCGCTTCACCGTAGCGGGGCCGTTTTCGCGCCTATCGTGGAGGCATGTGCCGGAACATCACCGAGCTCCGCGGGCTCGATCCCGCAGCCACGCCCGAAGAGATCGAGGCGGCGGCGCGCCAGTACGTCCGCAAGGTCAGCGGCATCACGCGCCCTAACGAGGCCACGGCCGAGGCCTTCGAGACCGCCGTGAACGAGGTCGCCGCCACCACCGCACGGCTGCTGGGTGCGCTGCCGCCGCGCCGTCAGCCTCCCAAGACCGTGCCGCCGCTGCGCCGCCCCGAGGTCAGGGCGCGCATCGCCGACCGCATCAGATGACCGCCGCGCTCAAGGAGTGGTCGGCCGCTGTCCATGCGATGCTCGACGGTCGCCAGCGGGTGCTGCTCCGCAAGGGCGGCATCGGTGAGAAACGCTTCGAGGTGGCCGCACCGGAGTTCCTGTTGTTCCCCACCGTCGCGCACAGTCACGCCGAACGGGTCCGGCCCGAGCACCACGATCTGCTCGAACCCGCGCGTCCGGACAGCACCGACACCGAGGTGACCCTGCGGGCCGCAGCCCGCGTCGCGGCCGCCGTCGCCGTCAACCGCGTCGAAGGGCTTGCCGACATCGGCGACCTCCACATCTGGACCGAGGCCTCGGTCCAGGCGGACCGGCTGGACTTCCGTCCCAAGCACCGACTGACAGTTCTTGTGGTGCAGGTCTTTCCACTCATCGAACCGGTCCGGCTACCGCGGTTGCCCGAATACCGCGGGTGCACCAGCTGGGTGCAGGTTCCGTCGGCGCCGCAGTTGGGCGCAGCGGTACACGACGACGCCGCCACCGCGGACGTGATCCGGAGGGTGAGCGCCGCGGTGGCCTGAACCACAAACCGAATACTTTTGACGCCCCTTGCGTAAATACCTGTGTGATCATCGATTACCTCGCCTCGATCGGCGTCCGACACGTATTCGGTGTCGGCGGCGCGAACATCGAGGATCTCTACGACGCGGCACACCACCGCGCTGACGTCACCGCCGTCCTGGCCAAGCACGAGTTCTCCGCTGCGGCGATGGCCGACGGGTACAGCCGCTCCGGCGCCGGACTCGGCGTGGTGATGGCGACCTCGGGCGGGGGGTCGCTGAATCTGGTTGCCGGGCTCGGGGAGTCGCTGGCCAGCCGAATCCCCGTCCTGGCTCTGGTGGGTCAACCGCCCAGCACCGGGGACGGTCGCGGCAGCTTCCAGGACACCAGCGGACTCAACGGCTCGCTGGACGCGCATGCCCTCTTCTCGGCGGTCTCTCTGCACTGTGAACGCGTCGTCGACCCCGCCGATACATTGGCCGCTCTGGCACGTGCCGTCAGTGCGGCACGCACCGGTGGCCCCGCCGTTGTGCTCCTGCCCAAAGACATTCAGCAGACCCGCGCCGCATCCGGTACGCCGGCACCCCTGCCCGCGGTCCGATCGGGATCGGTTGACCTGCCTGATCTGGCCCGCGACCTCGGCGCGGCGTCCGGGGCCGTGACGATCCTCGCCGGCGCGCAGGTATGCCGCGACGACGCCCGGGCCGAGTTGGAACAGCTGCGCCTGGCACTGGGTGCACAGCTGGCCACGGAGCCCGACGCCAAGGACGCCGCGGGCACCGCGACGCTGGGCGTCACGGGTGTCATGGGGCATCCGTCGGTGCCCGACGCGGTGCGCCGCAGCGGGCTGTGCCTGCTGGTCGGGGCACCCCTGGCGGCCACAGCCCGCGCGGGGCTCGAGGACGCGCTGGCTCAGGTGCCCACCCTGTCGATCGGTGCTCAGATGCCGTATGTCCCGGCCGACCACACCCCCGCGCACGATTTGCGCACCGCATTGCGGGGGATCACATCGCTTCTGCCGCAGCCAGTTCCGGCCCCCGCCCCGCGCGCCGCGCCGCGCCGGCTTCGCACGCCCGCCCACCGGGGACCCGGGATCCGGTATCGGCAGGCGATGCGCGCATTGGACGAGGCGCTGCCCGACGGAGTGGACGTCGTGGTCGATGCGGGCAACACCGGCGCCGCGGCCGTCCACGACCTGCCGGTCCGCAGGGACGGGCGGTTCGTGCTGGCGCTCGGGATGGGCGGCATGGGATACAGCTTCGGAGCGGCGGTCGGTCACGCGTTCGGCCGGGGGCGGCGCACTGTGGTGATCGCCGGCGACGGGTCGTTCTTCATGCACGGCAGTGAGATCCACACCGCCCGCGAATACGGATTGCCGATCACCTTCGTCCTGCTGAACAACAACGCGCACGCCATGTGCGTCACCCGCGAGCAACTCTTCTTCCCGGATGACTACAGCTACAACCGGTTCCGGCCGAGTCATCTGGGCGCAGGCCTGGCAGCGATGTTCCCCGGGCTGCCCTCGGTCGACGTCTCCGAGATGGACCGGCTACCAGCTGCGCTCGCCGCGGCGCTGGCCGTGGACGGGCCAGCGGTGGTGAGCATCGAATGCTCCGCCGACGAGATCCCGCCGTTCGCCCCCTTCATCATCTGAACCACCACCACTGCAACACATCCGACACACCGAGGAGATCCATGACCACGTCACTGCCTGCGCTCGAGGACATCA from Mycolicibacterium tokaiense includes the following:
- a CDS encoding ABC transporter permease, with the translated sequence MSLTAPAGVRPSGASASEPTPPRRPRVPLPTFSVRRTAAGSWRPLLLVAVLVAGWWALTENELVAPYILPSPGDTWRAASENAAYLAANTWVTTWETVIGFVIAALVGVFVAVMMVYSSSLEKTVYPLILFAQVIPKIAIAPLFIVWLGFGPSPKILVAVLMAFFPIVISGLAGLRSVDPEILELTSTMGASRFKTFMKIRFPASLPQLMSGLKVAATLAVTGAVVGEFVGANEGLGYVILQANGNLDTAMLFAALIIMSILGIVLFMIIEIAEKLLIPWHASRRVTNSSSTNAV
- a CDS encoding DUF2277 domain-containing protein; translation: MCRNITELRGLDPAATPEEIEAAARQYVRKVSGITRPNEATAEAFETAVNEVAATTARLLGALPPRRQPPKTVPPLRRPEVRARIADRIR
- a CDS encoding thiamine pyrophosphate-binding protein, which codes for MIIDYLASIGVRHVFGVGGANIEDLYDAAHHRADVTAVLAKHEFSAAAMADGYSRSGAGLGVVMATSGGGSLNLVAGLGESLASRIPVLALVGQPPSTGDGRGSFQDTSGLNGSLDAHALFSAVSLHCERVVDPADTLAALARAVSAARTGGPAVVLLPKDIQQTRAASGTPAPLPAVRSGSVDLPDLARDLGAASGAVTILAGAQVCRDDARAELEQLRLALGAQLATEPDAKDAAGTATLGVTGVMGHPSVPDAVRRSGLCLLVGAPLAATARAGLEDALAQVPTLSIGAQMPYVPADHTPAHDLRTALRGITSLLPQPVPAPAPRAAPRRLRTPAHRGPGIRYRQAMRALDEALPDGVDVVVDAGNTGAAAVHDLPVRRDGRFVLALGMGGMGYSFGAAVGHAFGRGRRTVVIAGDGSFFMHGSEIHTAREYGLPITFVLLNNNAHAMCVTREQLFFPDDYSYNRFRPSHLGAGLAAMFPGLPSVDVSEMDRLPAALAAALAVDGPAVVSIECSADEIPPFAPFII
- a CDS encoding Gfo/Idh/MocA family protein, translated to MTSASGASRRTLRIAMNGVTGRMGYRQHLLRSILPLRDTGLTLEDGTRVDVEPILVGRNADKIAELAAEHGVEQWTTDLTAVIADPTIDVYFDAQVTSRRVEALSAAIKAGKHVYTEKPTAETLTEAIELARMAENAGVVAGVVHDKLYLPGLVKLRRLVDEGFFGRILSLRGEFGYWVFEGDGQPAQRPSWNYRAEDGGGIAVDMFCHWNYVLEGLLGAVESVTARAVTHIPTRWDESGAPYAATADDAAYGIFEIAGGIIAQINSSWAVRVYRDELVEFQIDGTHGSAVAGLRKCVAQQRAHTPKPVWNPDLPVTEKFRDQWLEVPANADLDNGFKLQWEEFLRDVVAGRPHRFGLLSAARGVQLAELGLRSSAEGRRLEVPEIVL
- a CDS encoding enoyl-CoA hydratase, with product MSDVLLIDTEDRIRTLTLNRPQARNALSAQLRREFFAALADAEADDAVDVVIVTGADPVFCAGLDLKELGDTTELPDISPKWPAMAKPVIGAINGAAVTGGLELALYCDILIASEQARFADTHARVGLLPTWGLSVRLPQKVGVGLARRMSLTGDYLSAADALRAGLVTEVVPHDQLLGAARAVAASIVGNNQKAVRALLESYHRIDGAYTDGALWLEAEAARAWMRSTSGDDIATSRASVIERGRSQVR
- a CDS encoding sugar phosphate isomerase/epimerase family protein, with amino-acid sequence MSEFSRLSLNTMTTKTLTLRQAVQACAAAGLPAIGVWRDRVAEAGLDAADKLIRDHGLRVSSLCRGGFLTGVADGAAALDDNRRAIDEAATLGAPELVMVVGGVVDRDLPGARARVADRLAELVPYAAARDVRLALEPLHPMFCADRAVISTLRQALDLAAPYPAATVGVVVDTFHVWWDPDLAEQVAEAGAQGRISSYQVCDWLVPMAADPLLSRGMMGDGVIDFGAVTALVDAAGYRGDIEVEIFNEAVWATDGAMVINTMKQRYRDLVLPALS
- a CDS encoding dihydrodipicolinate synthase family protein gives rise to the protein MTATIALSLELPIDGELRRHTVGAPRAWTHPDAPITSRIAYAAAHVIPRPLADNTPGVPADLDWDTTMAYRHELWSYGLGVAEAMDTAQRGMGLDWAATRELIRRSGREAAGTGGRLACGAGTDQLNPADVPSGARGLSVITDAYREQIAVVRDAGARVIIMASRTLAAVATSPADYLRVYGDLLTDADQPVILHWLGDMFDPALRGYWGDADIDAATTTFRQLIGEHADKVDGVKVSLLDAAHEIALRRALPAGVRLYTGDDFNYPELILGDEQGYSDALLGIFAAIYPAASTALQHLDAGDPATARDILDSTQALGRHIFTAPTSFYKTGVAFLAWLNGHQPGFSMVGGLSSGRSVQHLVQAFVLADRAGLLTDPELAVARMRAFLTVNGVHT
- a CDS encoding DUF1802 family protein; protein product: MTAALKEWSAAVHAMLDGRQRVLLRKGGIGEKRFEVAAPEFLLFPTVAHSHAERVRPEHHDLLEPARPDSTDTEVTLRAAARVAAAVAVNRVEGLADIGDLHIWTEASVQADRLDFRPKHRLTVLVVQVFPLIEPVRLPRLPEYRGCTSWVQVPSAPQLGAAVHDDAATADVIRRVSAAVA